The DNA window TTCGACGTTATATTTTGTATGGGAGTTTTGTACCATAGAAAAGACCCGATTGATATGCTAAAAGAGCTAAAAGCCGGCTTAAATAGAGGCGGTGAAGTAATTCTTGATACGTTAATGATAGAAGGAAACGAAGAAGTAGCACTCTCTCCGATGAGATACGCAAAAATGAAAAACGTCTATTTTATCCCTACTCTAAAAACTCTTTACAATTGGTGCGAAAGAGCGAAATTCAGCGATATTGAATTTATAGGCAAAAGATATACCACAACAAACGAACAACGTAAAACGGAATGGATTGAAGGTGAAAGTTTGGATAGTTTCTTAAATAAAGAGCAGACAAAAACGATAGAGGGGTACGAACCGCCTCTAAGAGTTTATCTAAAACTTAAAAATTAAGCCGCTTTTACCATATAGTAATATACTAATGCGATAAATGCAAATGTTGTTATAAACCCTGATGCGATAATAATTCCAAAGCTCATTTCTTCTCCTTTTTTATTATATTTAGTAAAATTATACAAAAAAGGACTTAAATGTCAAAACATTTAACCCATACTAAAGATTTAAGCAAAGAGGAGATATTACGAATCTTCTCATATGCAAAAGAGTATCTTGACGAGAAAAAAAGAGATGATTTAAAAGGTAAGCTTATTATTAATATCTTTTTTGAAAACTCTACAAGAACGAGAAGCTCTTTTGAAATAGCCGCTCTTAGACTCTCAGCCGACGTAGTTAATCTTGACGTAGCAAGAAGCTCTACTGCAAAAGGAGAAACTCTTTTTGATACCGCCGCAAATCTTGACGCTATGGGTCCTGATGCGATTGTAGTACGTCATAACCGCGCGGGAGTTCCTAAAATATTATCGAAATACGTCAATTGTTCTATCATAAACGCAGGAGACGGAGCACACCAACACCCGACTCAAGGACTTCTTGATTTATTCACACTTCTTCAAAAATGGGGAAGTTTGGAAGACAAAACTATAGCGATAGTAGGAGATATAAGAAACAGCAGAGTAGCAAACAGCGACATAGAGCTTTTCACAAGATTCGGAGCAAAAGTAATTCTCGTAGGTCCTCCTCAGTTTTTACCAAAAACCCACTTGCCGACAACCCACAACCTAAAAGAAGCCATCGACCAAGCCGACGCTGTAATAAGTCTAAGAACTCAAACGGAAAGACACGCAAACGCAACTTTCGCTTCTCTAAACGATTATGCAACTAACTTCAAAATAACAAAAGACCTTATAAAAGATAAAGATATTATCATAATGCACCCGGGGCCGGTCCACAGAAACATAGACATTGCGGATGAAGTTTTGGAAGATGAAAGATGTCTTGTTTTAACGCAAGTAAAAAACGGCGTGGCCGTTAGAGCCGGAATCTTAAAATATCTAATCGGGTAATGAAGTTTTTTTTAATAGATTTTAACGGAAACATTTTTATCGAAGATATCTCGAAATTAAAGGATATCTATTTTTCTTTTCCCGCTTTAACTCTTAGCGCACCGAAAACTCCTAAAAAAAAGCTTATTTTAAAAAAAGAGCCTATTTCTTTTGAGAGATATCAAAAAGCTTTTAGCGAAGTAATAAGAGAAATAGAAAAAGGAAACACCTATCTTTTAAATTTAACATTCCCTACAAAAATAAAAACCAATTATACTTTGCTTGATATCTACAATCACTCAAAAGCGAAATTCAAACTCTTATTCAAAGACAAATTCGTCTGTTTCTCACCCGAGAGGTTCGTAAAAATACAAAATGACAAAATATACACCTACCCTATGAAAGGTACGATTGACGCTTCTATTCCTGAAGCGAAAACTTTAATTTTAAACAATGAAAAAGAAATGGCCGAACATACGATGGTTGTGGATTTATTAAGAAACGATTTGGGAATAATTGCAAGAGAAGTAAAAGTAAATAAATTTAGATTCATAGATAAAATTAAAGCCGGAGATAAGGAATTACTGCAAGTTAGCAGTGAAATAGAAGCGACTCTTCCTAAAAATTGGCATGAAAATTGGCTTGAGCTTATTTTAAAAATGCTTCCGGCAGGCTCAGTTACGGGTACGCCTAAAAAAAAGACGGTTGAAATAATAAAAAGAGTCGAAAATTACGACAGAGGTTTTTATACCGGAATTTTCGGCATAACTGATGAAAAAACATTCTTAGATAGCGCAGTAATCATAAGATACGTTGAAAAAAATGACGACTTTATTTACAAAAGCGGTGGGGGAATTACTATCGATAGTAACATAAAAAAAGAGTATGAAGAGCTGATAAATAAAGTCTATATTCCGATTTGATTATTGGATAATCACCCTATTTCTTCCGCTTTCTTTAGCTTTATAAAGTCTCTCATCGGCAATTTTTATCATTTCAGCAAGCGTCTCACCCTCATCCGCAATTCCTGCGGAAAATGTAAAATCGTAATCTTTTAGTGCTATTCTTATTTTTGTTACCACTATTAAAGCTTCTTTTTTATTTACATTAGGCATAAAAATCAAAAATTCTTCACCGCCGTACCTAATCGTAATATCCCCTCTTCTAATCGTATTTTTTATAACTTTTACAAACGTTTGAAGAACTTCATCACCGCATTGATGCCCGTAAGTGTCGTTTATCTGTTTGAAAAAGTCGATATCAAGCATTGCAATGCTTTTTGTTTCATATATTTTGAAAAGACCATCAAGTTTCGTTTGAAGATATAGTCTATTGTAAGCTCCCGTTAAAGGGTCGGTCATTACTTCTTTTTTGTATTTTTTAATCGATTCGAACATTTCAAGAAGATTATTGACCCTAACGATAAATTCCTCTTTTTCAAAAGGTTTGGTTATAAAATCGTTCGCACCTTTTTTTAACGCTCTTGAGGAGGTATTGTCATGATTTGAAGAGACGGCTAAAATAGGAAACTCTTCGATAGATTTCTCTTTTCTCACTCTTTTAATTACTTCGATACCGTCAGTTTTCGGCAAATTTATATCCGTAATAAGCAAATCTATATCGTTTTGCTTTAGTTTTTCAAGTCCTTCTTCTCCGTCACTTGCGGTTATAACGTTTATATTAATTCTTTTTAAAATATTCGCCTGAAAATTTCTCATAGCTTTTGAGTCTTCTATAAGTAAAACATTGATATTTTTATTCTTTTGAAGTCTTTTAATAAGACGAGAGAGATATTCGATAGTCGAAGAGTCGTCTTTTTTCAAAAAATCAACAATTTTATCATTAAATTTTTCTTTTATTTCACTACTATCACTCGCCGAAATAATGATTACGCTTTTATTTTTTTCAAGCAAAAAATTTATCTGCTCACCGCTTGCATCCGGAAGATTGAAATCCACAATAAACAAATCGTAATCGTAATTATTTTTTAATTCTTTAAAGGAAGAAATCGTGGAAAATGAAGCGAAAAGTATCTTTTTACTCAAATAATTAATCAAAATTTTAGAATACATTGCGTTATCTTCAACAATAAGAATATTCAACACCCCGCCTTTTTAGAGGGATTATAACAAAAAAAGAGGGAAAGAAAGAAATTAGCAAGAGTAGCTTGTAATAAATTCGTATGGATGCGGTCTTCCCTCAACAGGAATAATTTCTGTTTCGTATTTATAATCGATGTATGTTTTTAGGAAGTTGTCAGTAAATACTCTACTTCCGTCTTTTAAAGTAACTTTTAAGAAGCTGTCTTCTTTTGCAAGCTCGTCTTCTACAGCGTAAATAGCTTCTCTTAGAGTAGCCGGAAGAGTTCTAATTCCTCTTTCTTTAATTTCATCAAGAGTTAATTCGAATAGGTCTTCGTTTAGAGGTTCTCTTGCAGCTTCGTAAATTTCAGCGTTGTTTTTAATACCCCATAGACCAGCAAGAAGCATTACACTGAATGCTAAATAAGGATTAGCCGTACTATCAGGGAATCTGAATTCAGTTCTTACTGATTTTTCACCTGCACCCCAAGGAATTCTACAGCTTGCACTTCTGTTTTTAGCGCTGTAAGCTAAGATATTCGGAGCTTCAAATCCAGGTTGAAGTCTTTTGTAAGAGTTCATACTTGCGTTTGTAAACGCAGCAACTGCGTTAGCGTTTTCAAATACACCAGCGATATATTGAAGAGCAACTTTGCTTAAGTTTGCATATCCGTTTGGATCATAGAACATATTTCTTCCGTCTTTCCAGATAGATTGGTGAGTATGCATTCCGTTTCCGTTATCACCATATAGAGGTTTTGGCATAAACGTAGCTGTTTTTCCGTTTAGATGAGCTACCATTTTTACAACGTATTTTAATTTTTGTACGTTATCAGCAGCTTCTACAAGAGTTCCGAATTTAACACCGATTTCACCTTGACCTTGTGCAACTTCGTGGTGAACTACGAATGTTTGAAGACCTACTTCTTTAAGAACTTTTACCATTTCAGCTCTTAAGTCCATCATGCTATCAACAGGAGGTACCGGGGAATATCCACCTTTTGTTCTTGGTCTGTGTCCGATGTTAAGCTCATCACCGAATTCGGCAATATAATCGTTCCATGCACCTTCAATTGTATCAACTTCATAACATTGAGAGTTGATTTCATCTCTGATTACTACGTTTTCGAATACGAAAAATTCATTTTCAGGTCCGAAGTAAGCAACGTCACCGATTCCTTGCTCAGCCATATATTGAAGTGTTCTTTTTGCGATGCTTCTTGGACATTTTTCATACGGAGTTCCGTCAGTATTGTAAACGTCACAGAAAACTACCATTGTTGGGTCGGCTGTGAAAGGGTCTATAAAGTGAGTACCGATTTCAAAATCAGGTTTTAATACCATATCTGATTCGTTAATTGGTTGCCACGCAGGAATTGAGCTACCATCAAACGGAAGTCCGTTTTCAAGCACTTCTTCGTCAATTGCATCGATATCGTAAGTTACGTGATGCCATACCCCTTTAATATCAGTAAATCTGAAGTCAATAAATTCGATTTCGTTTTCTCTACATTGTTCAAGAAATTCTTTTGCAGTCATTTGCTCTCCTTTTTTAAATTTGCAATAATTATAACTAAGCTAAGATAAAACAAAACTTAAAAATTGTATAAATTTTAATCAGTGGAGGAAAAATGGATTTAATTGAAACGATGCTTGTTACGAATCGTAACATTCAAAATTTCGAGCTGCACATCGACAGAGTCAAAAGAAGCTGCGAATACCTAAAATGGAAATTCGATATACAAGAATGGGAATCGATTAAAGATAAATTTCCATACAACGAATCAATCAGACTTAGAGTTACTTATAACCAAAAAGGAATAAGAGATTTGGAGCTTTTCAAGATTCAAAAAAGAGAATTTAAAACTTTTAAAGTCGTTCAGATCGATTTTGATTATTTTTTAAAGAAAAAAAATAGAAAAAATTTCGAAACCTTAAAAAAAAGATACCCAAAATTCGACGAACTTATTCTTATAAAAAACGAATTGGTTACCGATACTACGATATCGAATCTCGCATTTTTTACGGGAAACGAATGGATTACTCCTAAATTCCCACTGCTAAAAGGAACAAAAAGAGAAGAACTTTTAAAAAAAGGGCTTTTAAAAGAAGAGATTATAAAAAAAAGCGATTTGAAATATTTAAAAAAAATAGCCATGATTAACGCTATTTTGGGCTTTTTTGAAATAGACGAATATGATATAATAAAATAAAAAAGGATAATAATGAATTGGGATTTAACACCGCTTTTCAGCTCTATTAGCGAAGCCGAAGAGTTTTTAAAACAAGCGGAATTTAAGGCTATAGAATTTGAAAAAAAATACAAAAACAGACTCTACACCCTAACTCCCGAAGAGTTTTTAAACGTATTGAAAGAATTCGAAGAAATTTGGGAAAATATTGGAAGAGCATTAACTTATATATACTTAGTTTTCGCAACGGATTCTACAAAAGGAAACTTCTTAGGAAAATTCCAAGAACTCGCTACAAAAGCGGAAGAACACCTCGTTTGGTTCGAACTTGAATTTATCTATTTACCTATCGATAAACAACAAAGATTTATCGACAACGCAGGAGTTTACAAATACTACTTGATTCATCTTCAAGAAGAAGCGCCTTACAGACTAAGCGAAAAAGAAGAAAAAATCTTAATGAAAAAAGATTTGACAAGCTCAAGCGCTTTTTCAAGACTTTTTGACGAAACTCTCAGCAGACTCAGATTTTTCTTCGAAGGTAAAAAATATAGCGAAGAAGAGATTTTAAGCAAACTCTATTCACCGGATAGAAACGTAAGAAAAAAAGCGCAGGTCAGCCTAACTTTAGGACTAAAACCTCATCAAGAACTTTTGGCTTACATTTACAATCAAGTAAAAAAAGATTGGAAAATAGACCATATTGAAATCAGAGGTTACGACTCCCCTGAAGACCCTCGCCATTTATCAAACAGAGTCAGCAAAAAAAGTGTTGATGCGCTTGCAAATAGCGTAAACGAAAACACAACTATAGTAGCTGATTATTACGAAATCAAAAAAAGACTCTTAGGATACGACAAACTCTTCGACTACGACAGATACGCACCTATAAAACTTACGGATAAAACTCCTGAAATTTCGTTTGAAGAAGCAAAAGAGTTAGTATTAAACGCATTTAAAAATTTTTCAAATACGTTTTATGAAATCGCTAAAAAAGCTTTTGATGAAAAATGGATAGACGTATATCCTAAAGAAGGAAAAAGAGGAGGAGCGTTTTCTCACTCCGCAACACCAAAAGCCCACCCTTACGTACTTTTAAACTACACCAACCAAAGAAGAGACGTATTTACGTTAGCTCACGAATTAGGTCACGCAATACATCAATACCTTGCAAGAGAAGTAGGATACCTAAACCAAGACACTCCCCTAACCACAGCCGAGACCGCAAGTATTTTTGCGGAAATGCTTCTGTTTGAAGAGATTAAAAGCTCACTTGATAAAAAAGAGCTCATAGAAACATACGCGGCAAAATTAGAAGACGTATTCGCTACCGTATTCAGACAAATAGTATTTACCAATTTTGAGAGAAAAGTTCATAAATTCGACGAGCTAAAACCTGAAGATTACAATAAAATATGGATGGAAGAAAATCAAAAAATGTTTAAAGACAGCGTAATTTTGACCGAAAACTACAAAATTTGGTGGAGTTATATTCCTCATTTCATACACTCTCCGTTTTATTGTTACTCTTACGCTTACGCGCAGCTTTTAGTATTCACGCTTTATAAACTATATAAAGAAGGCTTTGAAAACTTCGAAGAAAAATATATAGAGTTCCTAAAACAAGGCGGAAGCATACCTCCTAAAAAACAACTAAAAGAGCTTTTCGGCTTAGATATCGAAAATGAAAACTTCTGGGAAAAAGGTATTGCCGTTATTAGAGAAATGCTAAGCGAATTCAAAGGATTATGCGATGATATTTGAAGATTTGGAATTTAGAAACTTAAAAGAAAAACACGCAAAAGAGATATTAAGTTTTCTTTTGCAAAAACAAGAAGAATTCGATATCCTCTGCGCTTACAGAGATATCGACTTTAACCCTTCTCTTCCAAAACACATCTCAAGCCAATTTAAAGACGTAATTATTTTTTCTCTAGCCAATTACACTCTCTCAACCGCTCATTTCGAAGGTGAAAAGTTGGTATTCGAAGCGGGATTCGGGGAAGAGAATTTCGGAAGTGTAGTAAGCGTGCCGATTGAGACCATACTTCAAATCTCTCAAAACGACACGCCTCTTTTTATAAACGTTTCGGCAAGTATTCCAAAACCTAAAGAAGAAAAACCGAAAAACCCTTTTGCTCTCAATCCTCGAAATAAGAAGCTTTTGGATTAAGATTTAATAAAATTCAAAATAGCTTCGATATCTTTCGTTTTTTCTTTATAAACGACATACGTTTTTCTTTTTAGATTCATTCCTTTAATTTTTGCGGCAAAAAGTTTTTTATCTCTAAGCTCTTCTTTGATTACCATTTTAGAAATTATAGAAACGACTTGGTCATTTGCATTCATAACCGTATATTTTAAAGCTGTCGAATTATGCACCAAACTTATAATATTTAAAGTATCACACTCGAATTCTTGCGCTTCAAAAACGTTTTTAATGAATTCTCTTGTAGAAGAGTTCGGCTCACGACAAATCATTTTATAATTTTTCAAATCTTCAAGCTCTATAGTAGACGGAAGCGGCTTATTGGAAAAGACCACAAGCTCGTCTTCTATCCACTCTACGTAATTAAGTCCGTTTTTTTTCTTTTTGGTTACGAAAGCCATATCAATCGCCGAATTTGCAACATCTTCGAACAAAGCGTCGTTGCTTTTGATAATAAGATTGATTTCTTTATTAATGAGGGTTTTATAATATTTTATACATTCAGGCAAATTGTAATTACCTACAGTCGGAGAAGCTCCTATTAAAAACGGAGAATCCAAGTTTTTGAATTTGTCTATTTTATTTTCGAAATCCTCTAAAAATTTTTCAAACTCTTTTGCAATAGTCAAAAAATTTTGCCCGTCTTTTGTGAGAATAACTCCGTTTTTTTTACGTTCAAAAAGCGTAACTCCCAAAAAATTTTCCAAAATTCTTATCTGCTGAGTAACGGCAGGCTGAGAAATCCCCAAAATTTTACTCGCTTTTGAAAACGAAGCTTCTTTATTAATCACCAAAAAAGTATATATTTTATCTAAATACTTTATAACCATTTTCACCCTCAAATATTTTTTATAGTAATTATAACTAAAACTTATAACTTTTTGCAAAATTTTTTTTGTTATAATTAAAATAAAAAGAAGGTAGTATGAAGTTTTTAGACGAATTAAATGATGTCCAAAAAGAAGCCGCAACTCATATCGACGGCGCTCTTTTGATTTTAGCAGGAGCCGGAAGCGGTAAAACAAAAACTATTACGACAAGACTCGCTTATCTTTTATCGTTAGGAATAGACCCGGCAAACACCTTGACACTCACTTTCACCAACAAAGCGGCAAACGAAATGAGAGAGAGGGCTCTTAGTCTGCTCGAAGGGCAAAACATCCCTCACCCTCCTTTACTATCGACGTTTCACAAATTCGGTCTTATGTTTTTAAAACTATACATTCATCTTATAAATAGAGACAACAATTTCGTAATCATCGACAGCGACGACCAAAGAAAAATAATAAAACAAATCTCAAGCGACTTGCCTCCTAATTTTATCTCAAAAGAGATTAGCAAATATAAAAATTCGTTTTTAACTCCTGATGAAGTTTACGCTTTAGCAACGGATAGCGTATATAAAAATTTGGCTCATATTTACGAAAAATACCAAAACTACCTGCTTGAAAACAATCTCGTAGATTTTGACGACCTTTTGTTGCTAACATACAAAATTTTAAACGAAAATGACGACTTGGCGGATGAGATAAGCGACAAATACCAATACATTATGGTCGATGAATATCAAGATACCAACGAAATTCAATTACTGCTTTTAAAAAGATTATGTAAAAATCACAACAACATCTGCGTCGTAGGTGACGATGACCAATCGATATACGGCTTTAGAGGCGCAAACCACAAAAACATACTCGATTTCGAAAAAGACTTCAATGCAAAAGTGATAAAACTTGAAATCAACTACCGCTCGACAAATCAAATACTCAACGCCGCAAACAACCTGATAAGTTTCAACAAAAACAGATACGGCAAAAAATTAATCTCCGCAAGAGGCGACGGAAAAGATATAGAAATTTTGAGAAACTACAACGAAATCGCCGAAGCGGAAATGATAGCCAAAAAAATCAGAGATTTGATAAACCAAGGAGTAGACCCGAAAGAAATCGCAGTACTTTACAGAATAAACGCCCTTTCCCGCTCTATTGAAGACGGACTTAGAAATTACGGCATACCTTACAAGCTCGTCGGCGGTATGAAATTCTACGAAAGAGAAGAGATAAAAGACTTAATTAGCTATTTAAGACTTCTTGTTAATCCTCACGACGATTACTCTTTTAAAAGAGTCGTAAATAAACCCAGAAGAGGAATAGGAAAAGCGACTATCGCAAAAATAGAAGAAGCAAAAGGAGATAAAAGTTTTATCGAATACATAAAAGAAAACGACCTCTCAATTATTAGCAAAAAAGCTGCAAAAACATTAAAAGATTTCGTAAATACTCTTGAACTATTAAGCAAAATGTCATTGGACGAACTGCCTGAAAATTTAGAAGAGATATTCGAACTATCAAAAAGCTACAAAGATGAAGACAAAGCAAGAAATATCGAAGAGTTTTACGGAATGATGAGAGAAAGAAGCGATTTGAATATCAGAGAATTTCTAAACGAGCTTTCATTAGAAACGGACCAAGATAAAATCACTATGGATATGATAAACGTTATGACGATTCACGCAAGCAAAGGTCTTGAATTCGATCATCTTTTCGTTATCGGAATGGAAGAAGGGTTTTTCCCTCTAAACGACGCCGATATCGAAGAAGAAAGACGCCTTGCTTATGTAGCTATCACAAGAGCGAGAAAAGATTTGACTCTTTCATATGTCGAGAGCAGATATATTCACGGGAAAAGAAGTCCCGTTAACAAAAGCAGATTTTTAACTGAAGCCGGATTGATAAAAGGCGAAAGAGTGGAGCTTAAAGAATCAAGCGCAATAAAAACAGGTTCTCTTGTCAAACACAAAGTTTTCGGAACGGGAAGAGTACTTGGTATCAACAAAGCCGGAAATAAAACAAAACTAAAAATAGATTTCGGAGGAAGTGTTAGAGAGATACTTAGCGATTTTGTGGAGAAAGTGTGAAGGAAAGGGGTGAATTAGTGAATTAGTGAAATTGTGAGTTTGTGAAATTGTAAAATTAAGCAACTCGAAACAATTGTAAATTTCAATGAAAAAAAAGCGTTAAAAAAAGCACACAAGCGCGAAGCGGTCCGGGCTTTTTAGCTTTTTTGTAGTGGTCGAAATTTGCTCTTTTGTTGAGGGTGGTTAATTTTAGGATAAATATGGTGGAATGGTGAAAAAGAGGTAGAGATGGGAAAAAGATGAGGAAGATATGTGGTGAAATTGTGATATTGTGAATTCGAAAAATTGTGACAGATAAAGATATACAAAAACAAAAAAGGGAATAGATGCAGGATTGTCAAAACAGGCTTTTTGTAGCGAGAAAGCCGATGTTTATAAGTTCAAACAAATTTTTAAACACTCTAAAGAAAAAATACGGAATTAAAAAAATGGGAT is part of the Caminibacter pacificus genome and encodes:
- a CDS encoding aspartate carbamoyltransferase catalytic subunit; translated protein: MSKHLTHTKDLSKEEILRIFSYAKEYLDEKKRDDLKGKLIINIFFENSTRTRSSFEIAALRLSADVVNLDVARSSTAKGETLFDTAANLDAMGPDAIVVRHNRAGVPKILSKYVNCSIINAGDGAHQHPTQGLLDLFTLLQKWGSLEDKTIAIVGDIRNSRVANSDIELFTRFGAKVILVGPPQFLPKTHLPTTHNLKEAIDQADAVISLRTQTERHANATFASLNDYATNFKITKDLIKDKDIIIMHPGPVHRNIDIADEVLEDERCLVLTQVKNGVAVRAGILKYLIG
- a CDS encoding aminodeoxychorismate synthase component I, which translates into the protein MKFFLIDFNGNIFIEDISKLKDIYFSFPALTLSAPKTPKKKLILKKEPISFERYQKAFSEVIREIEKGNTYLLNLTFPTKIKTNYTLLDIYNHSKAKFKLLFKDKFVCFSPERFVKIQNDKIYTYPMKGTIDASIPEAKTLILNNEKEMAEHTMVVDLLRNDLGIIAREVKVNKFRFIDKIKAGDKELLQVSSEIEATLPKNWHENWLELILKMLPAGSVTGTPKKKTVEIIKRVENYDRGFYTGIFGITDEKTFLDSAVIIRYVEKNDDFIYKSGGGITIDSNIKKEYEELINKVYIPI
- a CDS encoding diguanylate cyclase; the encoded protein is MNILIVEDNAMYSKILINYLSKKILFASFSTISSFKELKNNYDYDLFIVDFNLPDASGEQINFLLEKNKSVIIISASDSSEIKEKFNDKIVDFLKKDDSSTIEYLSRLIKRLQKNKNINVLLIEDSKAMRNFQANILKRININVITASDGEEGLEKLKQNDIDLLITDINLPKTDGIEVIKRVRKEKSIEEFPILAVSSNHDNTSSRALKKGANDFITKPFEKEEFIVRVNNLLEMFESIKKYKKEVMTDPLTGAYNRLYLQTKLDGLFKIYETKSIAMLDIDFFKQINDTYGHQCGDEVLQTFVKVIKNTIRRGDITIRYGGEEFLIFMPNVNKKEALIVVTKIRIALKDYDFTFSAGIADEGETLAEMIKIADERLYKAKESGRNRVIIQ
- the glnA gene encoding type I glutamate--ammonia ligase, coding for MTAKEFLEQCRENEIEFIDFRFTDIKGVWHHVTYDIDAIDEEVLENGLPFDGSSIPAWQPINESDMVLKPDFEIGTHFIDPFTADPTMVVFCDVYNTDGTPYEKCPRSIAKRTLQYMAEQGIGDVAYFGPENEFFVFENVVIRDEINSQCYEVDTIEGAWNDYIAEFGDELNIGHRPRTKGGYSPVPPVDSMMDLRAEMVKVLKEVGLQTFVVHHEVAQGQGEIGVKFGTLVEAADNVQKLKYVVKMVAHLNGKTATFMPKPLYGDNGNGMHTHQSIWKDGRNMFYDPNGYANLSKVALQYIAGVFENANAVAAFTNASMNSYKRLQPGFEAPNILAYSAKNRSASCRIPWGAGEKSVRTEFRFPDSTANPYLAFSVMLLAGLWGIKNNAEIYEAAREPLNEDLFELTLDEIKERGIRTLPATLREAIYAVEDELAKEDSFLKVTLKDGSRVFTDNFLKTYIDYKYETEIIPVEGRPHPYEFITSYSC
- a CDS encoding aminotransferase class IV, coding for MDLIETMLVTNRNIQNFELHIDRVKRSCEYLKWKFDIQEWESIKDKFPYNESIRLRVTYNQKGIRDLELFKIQKREFKTFKVVQIDFDYFLKKKNRKNFETLKKRYPKFDELILIKNELVTDTTISNLAFFTGNEWITPKFPLLKGTKREELLKKGLLKEEIIKKSDLKYLKKIAMINAILGFFEIDEYDIIK
- a CDS encoding M3 family oligoendopeptidase, which produces MMNWDLTPLFSSISEAEEFLKQAEFKAIEFEKKYKNRLYTLTPEEFLNVLKEFEEIWENIGRALTYIYLVFATDSTKGNFLGKFQELATKAEEHLVWFELEFIYLPIDKQQRFIDNAGVYKYYLIHLQEEAPYRLSEKEEKILMKKDLTSSSAFSRLFDETLSRLRFFFEGKKYSEEEILSKLYSPDRNVRKKAQVSLTLGLKPHQELLAYIYNQVKKDWKIDHIEIRGYDSPEDPRHLSNRVSKKSVDALANSVNENTTIVADYYEIKKRLLGYDKLFDYDRYAPIKLTDKTPEISFEEAKELVLNAFKNFSNTFYEIAKKAFDEKWIDVYPKEGKRGGAFSHSATPKAHPYVLLNYTNQRRDVFTLAHELGHAIHQYLAREVGYLNQDTPLTTAETASIFAEMLLFEEIKSSLDKKELIETYAAKLEDVFATVFRQIVFTNFERKVHKFDELKPEDYNKIWMEENQKMFKDSVILTENYKIWWSYIPHFIHSPFYCYSYAYAQLLVFTLYKLYKEGFENFEEKYIEFLKQGGSIPPKKQLKELFGLDIENENFWEKGIAVIREMLSEFKGLCDDI
- a CDS encoding LysR family transcriptional regulator, which encodes MVIKYLDKIYTFLVINKEASFSKASKILGISQPAVTQQIRILENFLGVTLFERKKNGVILTKDGQNFLTIAKEFEKFLEDFENKIDKFKNLDSPFLIGASPTVGNYNLPECIKYYKTLINKEINLIIKSNDALFEDVANSAIDMAFVTKKKKNGLNYVEWIEDELVVFSNKPLPSTIELEDLKNYKMICREPNSSTREFIKNVFEAQEFECDTLNIISLVHNSTALKYTVMNANDQVVSIISKMVIKEELRDKKLFAAKIKGMNLKRKTYVVYKEKTKDIEAILNFIKS
- a CDS encoding ATP-dependent helicase; protein product: MKFLDELNDVQKEAATHIDGALLILAGAGSGKTKTITTRLAYLLSLGIDPANTLTLTFTNKAANEMRERALSLLEGQNIPHPPLLSTFHKFGLMFLKLYIHLINRDNNFVIIDSDDQRKIIKQISSDLPPNFISKEISKYKNSFLTPDEVYALATDSVYKNLAHIYEKYQNYLLENNLVDFDDLLLLTYKILNENDDLADEISDKYQYIMVDEYQDTNEIQLLLLKRLCKNHNNICVVGDDDQSIYGFRGANHKNILDFEKDFNAKVIKLEINYRSTNQILNAANNLISFNKNRYGKKLISARGDGKDIEILRNYNEIAEAEMIAKKIRDLINQGVDPKEIAVLYRINALSRSIEDGLRNYGIPYKLVGGMKFYEREEIKDLISYLRLLVNPHDDYSFKRVVNKPRRGIGKATIAKIEEAKGDKSFIEYIKENDLSIISKKAAKTLKDFVNTLELLSKMSLDELPENLEEIFELSKSYKDEDKARNIEEFYGMMRERSDLNIREFLNELSLETDQDKITMDMINVMTIHASKGLEFDHLFVIGMEEGFFPLNDADIEEERRLAYVAITRARKDLTLSYVESRYIHGKRSPVNKSRFLTEAGLIKGERVELKESSAIKTGSLVKHKVFGTGRVLGINKAGNKTKLKIDFGGSVREILSDFVEKV